Proteins from a genomic interval of Chroococcidiopsis thermalis PCC 7203:
- a CDS encoding sensor histidine kinase, with translation MLSSLLLGANSVIAVCYFAISFLIFQGLRRGQKHLLKNPLVLATVIIFFTCAVGHSVHVVGGIVDEQYSQLTMQVQVVVDLLTASIAVIYFALRRQYSLLVDGPLLLAQTQSQLAKAIAELAQTKGNLENAVVERTTELLHANQQLDELLGREQKARQAVTELLESISDAFFALDGDWRFTYINSQAENLLQRSPEELLNRHVWSEFPAIVGTVFEREYRRAATEQVTVQFEEFLAPLDKWLGVRVYPAANGLSVYLQDITERKQEQSLLQELNHNLEQRVTERTSQLAAANKELEAFSYSVSHDLRAPLRSIDGFSLALLERCTNLDEKGKHYLQRIRAASQRMGELIEELLHLSRVTRSEMRLQNLDLSAVVRNIASELQQAQPERVVEFAIAPDLTAPADPQLIRVLFENLLNNAWKFTSRTKSARIEFGKLPLKQLKFFTERSLSPFNSSNVYFISDNGAGFDMAYAAKLFVAFQRLHSEDEFPGNGIGLATVKRIVLRHGGQIWAESIIGRGTTFFFTLR, from the coding sequence ATGCTTAGTAGTCTGTTGTTGGGTGCAAATAGTGTCATTGCGGTTTGCTACTTCGCAATATCCTTCCTGATCTTTCAGGGACTCCGACGCGGACAAAAGCATTTACTCAAGAACCCACTCGTTCTAGCAACTGTTATTATCTTTTTCACCTGTGCTGTGGGTCACTCCGTCCATGTTGTAGGTGGAATTGTTGACGAACAATATTCGCAACTGACAATGCAGGTGCAAGTTGTTGTGGACTTGCTGACTGCTAGTATTGCTGTCATTTACTTTGCACTGCGCCGACAGTACTCTTTACTCGTTGATGGTCCGTTGCTGCTAGCTCAGACTCAAAGCCAATTGGCGAAAGCGATCGCCGAGCTAGCACAAACAAAAGGCAATTTAGAGAATGCGGTTGTAGAACGCACCACCGAATTATTACACGCCAATCAACAACTGGATGAATTGTTGGGACGCGAACAAAAGGCTCGTCAAGCAGTCACCGAACTACTAGAAAGCATTTCCGATGCGTTTTTTGCCTTGGACGGCGACTGGCGATTTACCTACATTAATTCCCAAGCCGAAAACTTGTTGCAGCGATCGCCAGAAGAATTACTCAATCGTCACGTTTGGTCTGAATTTCCCGCAATTGTAGGAACTGTTTTCGAGCGCGAATATCGCCGAGCTGCAACAGAACAAGTCACCGTTCAATTTGAAGAATTCTTGGCACCACTTGACAAATGGTTAGGGGTTCGAGTTTATCCGGCGGCGAACGGATTATCAGTTTATTTGCAAGATATTACAGAGCGCAAACAAGAACAGTCACTTCTACAAGAACTCAATCATAATCTAGAACAGCGGGTAACCGAGCGCACGTCACAATTAGCAGCTGCGAATAAAGAACTAGAAGCCTTTTCCTATTCTGTCTCCCACGATCTTCGCGCCCCACTACGCAGTATCGACGGTTTCAGTCTAGCTTTACTAGAACGTTGTACTAACTTGGACGAAAAAGGGAAGCATTATCTGCAACGTATTCGTGCTGCTAGTCAAAGAATGGGAGAACTGATTGAAGAATTGCTTCACCTATCGCGGGTGACGCGCAGCGAAATGCGGTTACAAAATCTCGATTTGAGCGCAGTGGTACGAAATATCGCTTCAGAATTACAACAGGCACAACCAGAACGAGTCGTAGAATTTGCGATCGCTCCCGATCTCACCGCACCAGCAGATCCACAACTCATTCGAGTTTTATTTGAGAATTTACTCAATAACGCTTGGAAATTTACCTCGCGCACAAAATCTGCTCGAATTGAATTTGGCAAACTTCCATTAAAACAGCTCAAATTCTTTACAGAACGCTCTTTATCTCCTTTTAATTCCTCTAATGTTTATTTTATTAGTGATAATGGTGCTGGCTTCGACATGGCATATGCTGCTAAATTGTTCGTTGCCTTTCAACGCCTCCATTCAGAAGATGAATTTCCTGGGAATGGCATTGGATTGGCTACAGTCAAGCGGATCGTTCTACGTCACGGAGGGCAAATTTGGGCAGAGAGTATCATAGGTCGAGGGACAACATTTTTCTTTACATTACGGTAA
- a CDS encoding hybrid sensor histidine kinase/response regulator, translating to MNSRYVTHTVSKPLRILLVEDSEDDAELLVCHLERHNYDVEWLRVQTPEAMSSALDRQQWDIILADYSLPKFNATDALHVLQSKALDIPFIIVSGNIGEETAVAAMKAGAHDYIMKGNLARLVPAIEREIEEAASRRERQRIQLELKESEARWHLALDGANDGLWDWDIKNHTAFLSARWKAMLGYAENEIDNRFEEWANRVHPDDVASVMRSLQEHLARQTEFYRTEHRLRCKDGTYKWILSRGKVSWDETGAAIRMVGSHTDITSTKQMEDTLRQQAESLTAANRIKDEFLAVVSHELRAPLNAILGWSQILRTRKFTTTTKWEILEAIERNAKWQQHLIEDLLDVSRIVQGTLELQFTPVYLPSIIAATIKAVQPMADAKRIQLKFTVDPDWEDAEIERQILLLADSNRLQQVFWNLLSNAIKFSAEGQQADICLSLVADDSNSQSQIDSYAQIQIIDRGQGISAEFLSHVFDRFRQENSSSASHGGLGLGLAIVRHIVEMHGGTVGVASDGVGQGATFTVQLPLPKQKLSQNRQPSTADLWLETSEPYPLVGRKVLAVDDEPDTLELLAVALTEYGAEIVVAGSVPEAIAAFTQFKPDIMVCDLGMPGEDGYALIHQIRMLEIGLGTHTPAIALTGFARESDRERAIAAGFQIHLSKPINPYQLMSIILKLTKDSYLAEKI from the coding sequence ATGAATTCCCGCTATGTAACTCATACCGTGAGTAAACCTCTACGTATCTTACTAGTTGAAGACTCAGAAGATGATGCTGAGTTATTGGTGTGTCATTTAGAACGCCATAACTACGATGTAGAGTGGCTGAGGGTACAAACTCCAGAGGCAATGTCGAGCGCCCTAGATCGCCAACAGTGGGATATCATTCTAGCCGATTACTCGTTACCAAAATTTAATGCTACTGATGCTTTGCACGTATTGCAATCTAAAGCTTTAGACATTCCATTTATCATTGTCTCTGGCAACATTGGTGAAGAAACTGCTGTCGCAGCCATGAAAGCCGGAGCGCACGACTACATTATGAAGGGGAATTTGGCGCGTCTAGTCCCCGCGATCGAACGAGAGATTGAAGAGGCTGCTTCTAGGCGAGAACGCCAACGCATTCAGTTAGAACTTAAAGAAAGTGAAGCTCGCTGGCACTTAGCACTAGATGGTGCTAATGACGGACTTTGGGACTGGGATATTAAAAATCATACAGCTTTTCTTTCAGCCCGTTGGAAAGCAATGCTGGGTTATGCAGAAAATGAAATTGACAATCGCTTTGAAGAATGGGCGAACCGCGTGCATCCAGACGATGTGGCATCGGTGATGCGATCGCTACAAGAGCATCTTGCCCGACAAACTGAATTTTACCGCACAGAACATCGCCTTCGCTGTAAAGATGGTACTTACAAATGGATTTTGTCTCGCGGCAAAGTCTCGTGGGATGAAACTGGCGCTGCAATCCGCATGGTTGGTTCCCATACAGATATTACTTCCACGAAGCAGATGGAAGATACCCTAAGACAACAAGCCGAAAGTTTAACAGCAGCAAATCGGATCAAAGATGAGTTTTTAGCTGTTGTGTCTCACGAACTACGCGCACCGCTCAATGCCATTCTTGGTTGGTCGCAAATACTTCGCACGCGAAAATTTACGACGACTACTAAATGGGAAATATTAGAAGCGATCGAACGCAATGCGAAATGGCAACAACATTTAATTGAAGACTTATTAGATGTCTCCCGCATTGTTCAAGGTACGCTCGAACTTCAGTTTACTCCAGTCTATCTACCGTCGATTATTGCTGCAACAATTAAGGCAGTACAACCGATGGCTGATGCAAAAAGAATTCAACTTAAGTTTACAGTCGATCCTGATTGGGAAGACGCAGAAATAGAAAGACAAATTTTGCTTTTGGCTGACTCTAACCGATTGCAACAAGTCTTTTGGAATTTGCTAAGTAATGCAATTAAGTTTTCTGCCGAAGGTCAACAAGCAGACATTTGCCTATCATTAGTTGCTGACGATTCTAACAGCCAATCTCAAATTGACAGCTACGCTCAAATTCAAATTATCGATCGCGGTCAAGGCATTAGTGCTGAGTTTCTGTCGCATGTATTCGATCGCTTTCGGCAAGAAAATAGCTCTAGCGCATCGCATGGCGGGTTGGGATTGGGACTGGCAATCGTCCGTCACATCGTCGAAATGCACGGTGGGACAGTTGGTGTTGCTAGCGACGGAGTTGGACAGGGAGCAACTTTCACAGTTCAGCTACCACTACCAAAACAAAAATTGAGTCAAAATCGGCAGCCTTCTACTGCCGATCTCTGGTTGGAGACATCAGAACCATATCCCTTAGTGGGGAGAAAAGTTTTAGCGGTTGATGACGAACCCGATACTTTGGAATTATTGGCAGTAGCTCTCACGGAGTACGGTGCTGAGATTGTTGTTGCTGGCTCAGTACCGGAAGCGATCGCTGCCTTTACCCAGTTCAAACCAGATATTATGGTTTGCGATCTGGGGATGCCAGGAGAAGATGGTTATGCTTTGATTCACCAAATTAGAATGCTGGAGATAGGACTAGGTACTCATACCCCAGCGATCGCCTTGACTGGATTTGCCAGAGAATCAGACCGCGAGCGCGCGATCGCTGCTGGTTTTCAAATACATCTCTCTAAACCCATCAATCCCTATCAATTAATGTCGATAATTCTGAAACTGACTAAAGATAGTTATTTAGCTGAAAAGATATAA
- the tsaB gene encoding tRNA (adenosine(37)-N6)-threonylcarbamoyltransferase complex dimerization subunit type 1 TsaB → MNHQLPITSYQLPITNYALALHTTTPELGLAISNFQENRRDRVVHLGRDLSSFLHQNLAEFLQPQTWSDLAFIAVAKGPGGFTGTRIGVVTARTLAQQLDIPLFAISTLAAVAWGHRGEKPVAVQMPAQRGQLFTAIYQSTSDSQALTPLLADTVMSPEAWQQTLADFSAPCQLVSAEGNLGASVSQILELAELEWQQGKRPHWSAALPFYGQHPVD, encoded by the coding sequence ATGAACCACCAACTACCAATTACCAGTTACCAATTACCAATTACCAACTACGCCCTTGCCCTACACACGACAACACCAGAGTTAGGACTGGCAATTAGTAATTTTCAGGAAAATAGACGCGATCGCGTCGTGCATTTGGGGCGCGATCTGTCAAGTTTTTTGCACCAAAATTTAGCTGAATTTTTGCAACCTCAAACTTGGTCTGACTTAGCATTTATTGCTGTAGCTAAGGGACCAGGAGGCTTTACAGGGACGCGGATCGGCGTGGTAACGGCGCGGACGCTAGCGCAACAACTCGATATTCCCCTATTTGCCATCTCAACTTTAGCCGCAGTCGCCTGGGGACATCGAGGCGAAAAACCTGTCGCCGTACAAATGCCAGCCCAGCGAGGACAATTATTTACGGCAATTTATCAATCGACTTCAGATTCGCAAGCCTTAACTCCCCTATTAGCAGATACAGTTATGTCTCCCGAAGCATGGCAGCAAACTTTGGCTGATTTTTCAGCCCCTTGTCAACTAGTTTCTGCTGAGGGGAATTTAGGAGCTTCTGTCTCTCAAATTTTAGAATTAGCCGAACTCGAATGGCAACAAGGCAAACGCCCCCACTGGTCAGCAGCATTACCTTTTTACGGACAGCATCCGGTAGACTGA
- a CDS encoding Ycf34 family protein → MCICVNCHYVDRCMTYHAVEHQHQQPHLTENPTFEPVEPSINVNIRPKEDYIEMEWDVVGCLSFKAEMGKWSKLRPGELVPT, encoded by the coding sequence ATGTGCATCTGCGTCAATTGCCATTACGTGGATCGCTGCATGACCTATCATGCAGTAGAACACCAACACCAGCAACCCCACTTGACCGAAAACCCAACTTTTGAACCAGTCGAACCAAGCATTAACGTCAACATCCGTCCTAAAGAAGACTACATTGAAATGGAATGGGACGTAGTAGGTTGCCTCAGTTTCAAAGCCGAAATGGGTAAATGGTCAAAACTGCGCCCCGGCGAACTCGTACCGACATGA
- a CDS encoding CCA tRNA nucleotidyltransferase → MSPPLLSQLFTNLPFEWEWLPQPSYLVGGAVRDRLLGRNSDYLDLDFVLPEKAVETARAIAKHYKAGFVLLDAQRQIARVVFKNATVDFALQEGATLETDLQRRDFTINAIAYNPHTQELIDPLQGYTDLQQRLLRMISPANLQDDPLRLLRGYRQAAQLDFALEPNTRSIIRQLAPLIGRVAAERVRVELGYLLNSDRGTAWLEVAGEDGLLTPWFPSMTRSHIERLLKVNSAAASLSSFPQLVRELSQPVRNTIKTSWLGIVKLTCLVSTNSATAEIELDKLAYSRSEIKAVTTALQLLPQLQAKSPEQMTLAEQYFFFRAAGVVFPAIVILAVVQGTSIDLLSLLIHRYLNPKDPVAHPTPILTGNDLMKALQLSPSPLIGEMLLQIQLAQIEGKISTVEEAIAFAAKRLDS, encoded by the coding sequence ATGTCTCCCCCTTTATTATCTCAATTATTTACCAATCTGCCCTTTGAGTGGGAATGGTTGCCTCAACCATCGTACCTAGTAGGTGGTGCAGTCCGCGATCGCCTACTCGGGAGAAACTCAGATTATTTGGATTTAGATTTTGTTTTACCAGAAAAAGCGGTTGAGACAGCTAGGGCGATCGCCAAACATTACAAAGCTGGTTTTGTCTTACTCGACGCGCAAAGGCAGATTGCTAGAGTTGTGTTTAAAAATGCTACCGTTGATTTTGCCTTACAAGAAGGTGCTACGCTCGAAACCGACTTGCAACGGCGAGATTTTACGATTAATGCGATCGCCTACAATCCTCACACTCAAGAACTCATCGATCCTTTACAGGGATATACTGACTTACAGCAACGCTTGTTACGGATGATATCGCCTGCAAATTTGCAAGACGATCCGCTACGGTTGCTCAGAGGTTATCGTCAAGCTGCTCAGTTAGATTTTGCTCTCGAACCAAATACGCGATCGATAATTCGTCAGCTTGCACCTTTAATTGGACGAGTAGCAGCCGAACGAGTACGAGTAGAATTAGGCTATCTCCTCAATAGCGATCGCGGTACGGCATGGTTGGAAGTTGCTGGGGAAGATGGGTTACTTACACCTTGGTTTCCCAGTATGACGCGATCGCATATAGAGCGATTACTCAAGGTTAACTCTGCCGCTGCTAGCTTATCATCATTTCCCCAGTTAGTTCGAGAACTCAGTCAACCAGTACGAAATACAATCAAAACTTCCTGGTTGGGAATTGTCAAACTGACTTGTCTCGTTTCTACAAATTCAGCTACAGCAGAAATAGAGTTAGATAAATTAGCTTACAGTCGCTCAGAAATTAAAGCTGTTACTACAGCCTTACAACTATTACCTCAACTCCAAGCAAAATCGCCCGAACAAATGACTTTAGCAGAGCAATACTTTTTCTTTCGTGCTGCTGGTGTTGTTTTTCCCGCGATTGTCATTTTAGCTGTAGTACAAGGAACGAGTATAGATTTACTCTCTTTGCTCATTCACCGCTATCTCAACCCCAAAGATCCAGTTGCCCATCCTACCCCAATTCTGACGGGTAATGACTTAATGAAAGCCCTCCAACTCTCACCTAGTCCGCTGATTGGGGAAATGCTGTTACAGATTCAACTAGCGCAAATCGAAGGTAAAATCTCGACTGTAGAAGAAGCGATCGCATTTGCAGCAAAAAGACTAGACAGTTGA
- a CDS encoding cyanophycinase — protein sequence MVQLEAQSLEMRTPQATKTAILVIGGAEDKVHGREILHTFFARAGSTDAHIAIIPSASREPTIIGARYLSIFEEMGAKKVEVLDIRERQQCDEPNVQACLAACTGVFLTGGDQLRLCAVLADTPAMDIIRMRVQRGQLTLAGTSAGAAVMGHHMIAGGGSGESPNRALVDMAIGLGIIPDAIVDQHFHNRNRMGRLLSAVACHPDRLGIGIDEDTCAMVEKDGTLRVMGKGTVTIVDPGEMSYTNHADIGAAEPLSLHNLRVHILSYGDRYHLQKRIVLAPVQRLPQ from the coding sequence ATGGTGCAATTAGAGGCTCAATCGCTGGAAATGAGGACTCCCCAAGCTACAAAAACAGCCATTTTGGTGATCGGTGGAGCAGAGGATAAGGTTCACGGAAGGGAAATCCTGCACACGTTTTTTGCTCGTGCCGGATCGACAGATGCCCATATTGCTATTATTCCTTCTGCTTCTCGCGAACCGACAATTATTGGCGCACGCTATCTTAGCATTTTTGAAGAAATGGGAGCAAAAAAAGTTGAAGTCTTGGATATCCGAGAACGACAACAGTGCGATGAGCCAAACGTTCAGGCATGTCTGGCTGCTTGTACGGGAGTCTTTTTGACCGGGGGGGATCAACTACGTCTGTGTGCGGTGTTGGCAGATACCCCAGCGATGGATATTATTCGGATGCGGGTGCAGCGGGGACAGTTGACTTTAGCTGGTACGAGTGCGGGAGCTGCCGTGATGGGGCATCACATGATTGCTGGCGGTGGCAGCGGCGAGTCACCAAATCGAGCGCTGGTAGATATGGCGATCGGTCTGGGAATCATCCCTGATGCGATCGTGGATCAGCACTTTCACAATCGCAACCGGATGGGACGGTTGCTCAGTGCAGTTGCCTGTCATCCAGATCGTCTGGGGATCGGGATCGATGAAGATACTTGCGCTATGGTCGAGAAAGATGGCACTTTAAGGGTAATGGGCAAAGGTACAGTTACGATTGTCGATCCTGGGGAAATGTCTTACACTAACCATGCCGATATTGGTGCTGCCGAGCCTTTGAGTTTGCATAACTTACGAGTGCATATTTTGAGTTATGGCGATCGCTACCATTTACAAAAGCGGATCGTTTTGGCTCCCGTGCAAAGACTACCTCAGTAG
- the cphA gene encoding cyanophycin synthetase: MRILKIQTLRGPNYWSIRRHKLILMRLDLEELAEQPTNQIPGFYEGLVETLPSLESHFCSPGCRGGFLMRVREGTMMGHVVEHIALELQELAGMSVGFGRTRETSTPGIYQVVFDYEDEQAGRYAGRAAVRMCQSIVEQGRYPQAELEQDLQDLKELYRDAALGPSTEAIIEEAAAKGIPWMNLGARFLIQLGYGANQKRVQATMSDRTGILGVELACDKESTKRILGNAGVPVPQGTTISYLDELEDAIASVGGYPIVIKPLDGNHGRGITIDIRTWEEAEAAYDAAKEVSRAVIVERYYVGRDHRVLVVDGKVVAVAERVPAHVVGDGESTIEQLIEETNQDPNRGEGHDNVLTKIQLDRTSFQLLERQGYTLDTVLTEGEVCYLRATANLSTGGIAVDRTDDIHPENAWLAQRVAKIVGLDITGIDIVTSDISRPLRETEGVIVEVNAAPGFRMHVAPSRGIPRNVAGAVLDMLFPPGTPSRIPIIALTGTNGKTTTTRLTAHLIKQSGKVVGYTTTDGTYIGDYLVEPGDNTGPQSAQLILQDPTVEVAVLESARGGILRSGLAFDASDIGVVLNVAADHLGIGDIDTLEQMAHLKSVVAEAVQPNGYAVLNADDPLTAQMRDRVKSKLAWFSMSPDNPLIQEHTQQGGLAAVYENGYLSILQGDWTLRIEQAANVPLTMGGRAPFMIANALAASLAAYAYGVQIEQIRAGLATFRASSSQTPGRMNLFNLGEYHALVDYAHNPHSYEALGGFIRNWTAGERIGVIGGPGDRRDEDFIMLGRLSAEIFDRIIIKEDDDNRGRPRGDAAELISKGIMQVKSDCRYEIVLDETTAINTGLDTASNGSLVAILPESVSRAISLIQARNPLSDNSLQPPSVAAQDNAMGIVSSVNQI, encoded by the coding sequence ATGAGAATTCTGAAAATCCAGACTTTACGCGGTCCCAACTATTGGAGCATTCGCCGACATAAGCTGATCTTGATGCGGCTCGATTTAGAAGAGTTAGCCGAGCAACCAACGAATCAAATCCCAGGCTTCTATGAAGGACTGGTCGAAACTCTGCCGAGTTTAGAATCGCATTTCTGCTCTCCTGGGTGTCGCGGTGGTTTCCTGATGCGGGTGCGGGAAGGCACTATGATGGGGCATGTGGTGGAGCATATCGCTTTAGAGTTACAAGAACTGGCAGGCATGTCAGTCGGCTTTGGACGGACGCGGGAAACCTCAACGCCAGGGATTTATCAGGTGGTGTTCGACTATGAAGACGAGCAGGCAGGACGCTATGCGGGAAGGGCTGCCGTGCGGATGTGCCAAAGTATTGTGGAGCAAGGAAGATATCCCCAGGCTGAGTTAGAGCAGGATTTGCAGGATCTCAAGGAACTGTATCGGGATGCGGCGCTAGGACCGAGTACGGAAGCGATTATAGAAGAGGCAGCAGCTAAGGGAATTCCCTGGATGAATTTGGGGGCGCGGTTTTTGATTCAGCTGGGTTACGGTGCGAATCAAAAGCGGGTGCAAGCTACCATGAGCGATCGCACGGGAATTTTGGGTGTAGAACTTGCCTGCGATAAGGAGAGTACGAAACGGATTTTAGGCAATGCAGGCGTACCCGTTCCCCAAGGGACGACAATTAGCTATTTAGATGAATTAGAAGATGCGATCGCCTCTGTTGGCGGTTATCCAATTGTGATTAAACCCTTGGATGGCAACCACGGGCGGGGGATCACGATCGATATTAGAACCTGGGAAGAAGCTGAAGCCGCCTACGATGCTGCGAAAGAAGTTTCTCGCGCTGTCATTGTCGAGCGTTACTACGTCGGGCGCGATCATCGAGTATTAGTCGTAGACGGCAAGGTGGTTGCCGTTGCCGAGCGCGTCCCCGCTCACGTTGTCGGTGATGGTGAGAGTACGATCGAACAGTTAATTGAAGAAACGAACCAAGACCCGAATCGAGGTGAGGGACACGATAACGTCCTGACCAAAATTCAACTCGATCGCACCAGTTTTCAATTGCTCGAACGCCAGGGATATACCTTAGATACGGTATTAACAGAGGGCGAAGTTTGCTACTTGCGGGCAACAGCAAACTTGAGTACGGGCGGGATCGCTGTAGACCGTACCGATGACATTCACCCAGAAAATGCTTGGTTAGCGCAGCGAGTCGCGAAAATCGTTGGCTTAGATATCACGGGGATCGATATTGTCACCTCCGATATCAGCCGCCCGTTGCGGGAAACTGAGGGTGTAATTGTCGAAGTGAATGCGGCTCCAGGCTTTAGGATGCACGTTGCTCCCAGTCGCGGCATTCCGCGTAACGTTGCTGGGGCAGTATTAGATATGCTATTTCCCCCAGGTACGCCCAGCCGAATTCCAATTATTGCCTTGACGGGGACGAACGGTAAGACAACCACTACACGCCTGACGGCACACCTGATTAAACAGAGTGGTAAGGTTGTCGGCTACACCACAACTGATGGCACGTATATCGGCGATTATTTGGTAGAACCAGGTGATAATACTGGTCCCCAAAGCGCTCAGTTGATTTTGCAAGACCCCACGGTGGAAGTTGCCGTACTGGAGTCGGCGCGGGGAGGAATTTTGCGATCGGGACTGGCTTTTGATGCTAGCGATATTGGGGTGGTGTTGAATGTGGCTGCCGATCATTTAGGAATTGGCGACATTGACACGCTCGAACAAATGGCGCACCTCAAAAGTGTAGTAGCGGAAGCCGTGCAACCAAATGGTTATGCCGTCCTCAACGCCGACGACCCTCTTACAGCACAAATGCGCGATCGCGTCAAGTCTAAGCTGGCTTGGTTTTCCATGTCTCCAGACAATCCTTTGATTCAAGAGCATACCCAGCAGGGTGGCTTGGCAGCAGTGTATGAAAACGGCTACCTCTCAATTTTGCAAGGAGATTGGACGCTGCGGATCGAACAGGCAGCGAACGTACCGTTAACTATGGGCGGACGCGCACCGTTTATGATTGCCAACGCTTTAGCCGCAAGTTTGGCAGCTTATGCCTATGGCGTGCAGATCGAACAGATCCGTGCTGGATTGGCTACGTTCCGCGCTTCCAGCAGTCAGACTCCTGGGCGGATGAATTTATTCAACCTGGGTGAATATCATGCCTTGGTAGACTACGCTCACAATCCGCACAGCTATGAGGCATTAGGGGGATTCATTCGCAACTGGACGGCAGGAGAAAGAATTGGTGTTATTGGGGGTCCAGGCGATCGCCGTGACGAAGATTTTATTATGTTGGGTAGGCTTTCAGCAGAAATTTTCGATCGCATCATTATTAAAGAAGACGACGATAACAGAGGTCGCCCCAGGGGAGACGCAGCTGAATTAATTTCCAAGGGAATTATGCAGGTCAAGTCCGATTGTCGTTACGAGATCGTTTTAGATGAGACGACAGCAATCAATACAGGTTTAGACACTGCTTCCAACGGTAGTTTGGTTGCGATCCTCCCAGAAAGCGTCAGCCGTGCTATTAGCTTAATTCAAGCCCGTAATCCCCTAAGCGATAATTCTCTCCAGCCTCCCAGCGTGGCGGCGCAAGATAATGCAATGGGGATCGTATCGTCGGTGAATCAGATTTAG
- the tatA gene encoding twin-arginine translocase TatA/TatE family subunit, whose protein sequence is MFGLGWAEVGIIFIIAILIFGPKKIPEIGSSLGKTLRGFKEELKNPQSDDPNSEEE, encoded by the coding sequence ATGTTTGGTCTAGGATGGGCGGAAGTCGGAATCATCTTCATTATTGCAATTCTAATTTTTGGTCCCAAGAAAATTCCCGAAATCGGCAGTTCCCTGGGTAAAACCCTACGTGGCTTCAAAGAAGAACTGAAAAATCCCCAATCAGACGATCCCAATTCTGAAGAGGAATGA